A genomic window from Agrobacterium larrymoorei includes:
- the xylA gene encoding xylose isomerase, whose product MSTGFFGDIAKVKYEGPESTNPLAFRHYNPDEIVAGKRMEDHLRFAVAYWHSFAWEGSDPFGGRTFDRPWFGDDMQKAKLKADVAFEMFSLLGAPYYCFHDADARPEGKTFAESTKNLNEIVDYLQKKQEETGVKLLWGTANLFSNRRFMSGASTNPDPDVFAYSAATIKTCMDATMKLGGENYVLWGGREGYETLLNTDLSREFDQMARMLHMVVEYKYKIGFKGTILVEPKPQEPTKHQYDYDVATVYGFLKKYGLENEVKMNIEQGHAILAGHTFEHELALANTLGIFGSIDMNRNDYQSGWDTDQFPNNVPEMALAYYQVLQAGGFTTGGTNFDSKLRRQSLDPEDLLIGHIGGVDCCARGLKAAAKMVEDGALSKPLAERYAKWDQPEAQKMLRGEMKLEEIAAKVERENINPEPKSGRQEYLENVVNRYV is encoded by the coding sequence ATGAGCACTGGATTTTTCGGCGATATCGCCAAGGTCAAATATGAAGGCCCCGAAAGCACCAATCCGCTGGCCTTCCGCCACTACAACCCAGATGAGATCGTCGCCGGCAAGCGCATGGAAGACCATCTGCGCTTTGCGGTCGCCTACTGGCATTCCTTCGCCTGGGAGGGCAGCGATCCCTTCGGCGGACGCACCTTTGATCGTCCATGGTTTGGCGATGACATGCAGAAGGCCAAGCTGAAGGCCGATGTGGCGTTTGAAATGTTCAGCCTGCTCGGCGCGCCTTACTATTGCTTCCACGATGCGGATGCGCGTCCTGAAGGCAAGACCTTTGCCGAGAGCACCAAGAACCTCAACGAGATCGTCGACTACCTGCAGAAGAAGCAGGAAGAGACAGGCGTCAAGCTTCTCTGGGGCACGGCGAACCTGTTCTCCAACCGCCGCTTCATGTCCGGCGCCTCCACCAATCCGGACCCGGATGTGTTTGCCTATTCGGCAGCCACCATCAAGACCTGCATGGACGCCACGATGAAGCTCGGCGGCGAGAACTATGTTCTGTGGGGCGGTCGCGAAGGTTATGAGACGCTGCTCAACACCGACCTGTCGCGTGAATTCGACCAGATGGCGCGCATGCTGCATATGGTCGTAGAGTACAAGTACAAGATCGGTTTCAAGGGCACGATCCTCGTCGAGCCGAAGCCGCAGGAGCCGACCAAGCATCAGTATGATTACGATGTCGCGACCGTATACGGCTTCCTCAAGAAGTACGGCCTCGAAAACGAAGTGAAGATGAACATCGAACAGGGCCACGCGATCCTTGCAGGCCATACCTTCGAGCATGAGCTGGCGCTGGCCAACACGCTCGGCATCTTCGGCTCGATCGACATGAACCGCAACGACTACCAGTCCGGCTGGGATACCGACCAGTTCCCCAACAACGTGCCGGAAATGGCGCTTGCTTACTACCAGGTCCTGCAGGCCGGCGGCTTCACCACCGGTGGCACGAACTTCGATTCCAAGCTGCGCCGCCAGTCGCTCGACCCGGAAGATCTGCTGATCGGCCATATCGGCGGCGTGGATTGCTGCGCCCGCGGCCTCAAGGCTGCGGCGAAGATGGTGGAAGACGGCGCGCTCTCCAAGCCGCTTGCTGAGCGCTACGCCAAGTGGGACCAGCCGGAAGCCCAGAAGATGCTGCGCGGCGAAATGAAGCTGGAAGAGATCGCGGCCAAGGTGGAGCGGGAAAACATCAACCCCGAGCCGAAGTCCGGTCGCCAGGAATATCTCGAAAACGTGGTCAACCGCTACGTTTGA
- a CDS encoding GlxA family transcriptional regulator gives MVQIQENSQQPDAQKTVTVAMDATDATNISTIEIALLIYPDCQLAAIYGLTDLFSIASSWAMRLEGRSGESSIRISHWKMEGSTVACIWDSHPDQPHALRYVIAPPSIIMPEKMQSMTPASEWLSAQHAEGVTVCSVCAGAFVLAETGLINGRRATTHWAFADRLSERFPGIDVAPDNMIIDDGDVITAGGILAWADLGLLLVEKLLGQSVMLETARFLIVDPPRASQARYKAFLPRFDHGDREVLQIQHQFHATPELQKSVGELADSVNLSERTLQRRFFRATKLKLTEYHQNVRIMKARQLLETTNGSIESIAWSVGYTDPAAFRKIFGRLTGTTPNVYRGDVRV, from the coding sequence ATGGTGCAAATACAGGAGAACAGCCAGCAGCCCGACGCCCAGAAGACCGTAACGGTGGCGATGGATGCGACTGATGCTACGAATATCAGCACAATCGAAATTGCGCTACTCATCTATCCGGACTGTCAGCTGGCGGCGATCTACGGGCTGACCGATCTCTTCAGCATTGCCTCCAGCTGGGCCATGAGGCTGGAAGGGCGCAGCGGCGAAAGCAGCATCCGCATCAGCCACTGGAAGATGGAAGGCAGCACGGTCGCTTGCATCTGGGACTCGCATCCGGACCAGCCCCACGCGCTGCGCTATGTCATCGCGCCACCCAGCATCATCATGCCCGAGAAGATGCAGAGCATGACACCAGCGTCGGAATGGCTCTCAGCGCAGCACGCGGAGGGCGTGACCGTCTGCTCGGTCTGTGCTGGCGCTTTCGTGCTGGCTGAAACCGGCCTCATCAACGGACGGCGCGCCACCACCCACTGGGCTTTTGCCGACAGGCTGTCGGAGCGCTTTCCCGGCATCGACGTGGCGCCCGACAATATGATCATCGACGATGGCGACGTGATCACCGCTGGCGGCATTCTCGCCTGGGCCGATCTCGGCCTGCTGCTCGTCGAAAAACTTCTCGGCCAATCGGTGATGCTGGAGACCGCCCGCTTCCTGATTGTCGATCCGCCGCGGGCCAGCCAGGCCCGCTACAAGGCCTTCCTGCCGCGCTTCGACCATGGCGACCGCGAGGTGCTGCAAATCCAGCACCAGTTCCATGCCACACCGGAACTACAAAAGAGCGTCGGCGAACTGGCAGACAGCGTCAACCTCTCGGAACGCACCCTGCAACGCCGCTTCTTCCGCGCCACGAAACTGAAGCTCACCGAATATCACCAGAATGTCCGCATCATGAAGGCGCGGCAACTGCTGGAAACCACCAACGGCTCCATCGAATCCATCGCCTGGTCCGTCGGCTACACCGACCCCGCCGCGTTTCGAAAGATCTTTGGGCGACTGACGGGGACGACGCCGAATGTGTATCGGGGGGATGTGCGGGTGTGA
- a CDS encoding DMT family transporter translates to MPAYAILALAVISEVVATMSLKASKGFTVLIPSIAVVIGYGAAFFFLSMILDRIPVGVAYAIWAGGGIVLTATLGWFVFGQRVDFWGFVGMALILAGVLVLNLLSKSSAH, encoded by the coding sequence ATGCCCGCCTATGCCATTCTCGCCCTTGCTGTGATCAGCGAAGTCGTCGCGACCATGTCGCTCAAGGCATCGAAAGGGTTCACCGTCCTTATCCCCTCCATCGCCGTCGTCATCGGCTATGGTGCCGCTTTCTTCTTCCTGTCGATGATCCTCGATCGCATTCCGGTGGGCGTGGCCTATGCCATCTGGGCTGGCGGCGGCATCGTCTTGACGGCGACACTTGGATGGTTCGTCTTCGGTCAGCGGGTGGATTTCTGGGGCTTCGTCGGCATGGCGCTGATCCTTGCCGGTGTGCTCGTCCTCAACCTGTTGTCCAAAAGCTCCGCCCATTGA
- a CDS encoding helix-turn-helix transcriptional regulator — MRTLRLFALLDNLRGRLSPVSAETLAVDLNVSLRTIYRDMATLQAMGAPVRGEAGIGYCMERGYFLPPLQFDADELEAIMLGTRLIAARADGELSDAARRVSAKVSAVMDGEAGEAYARLPFRAVSQHAPGDTKTGVHLGFLRKAIREKALLDIRYLDLKEARSQRLARPLGLTVFDEVWLLTIWCETKNDFRNLRVDRIEGVERTGKHFRPEKGKRFEDYLQTLT; from the coding sequence ATGCGCACGCTTCGACTCTTCGCATTGCTGGATAATCTTCGCGGTCGGCTGAGCCCGGTTTCAGCCGAAACATTGGCCGTTGACCTCAATGTCTCGCTTCGAACGATCTACAGGGATATGGCAACCCTACAGGCCATGGGCGCCCCCGTGCGCGGGGAGGCTGGTATCGGCTATTGCATGGAACGCGGATATTTTCTGCCGCCGCTGCAATTCGATGCGGACGAGTTGGAGGCGATTATGCTGGGCACCCGGCTGATCGCGGCGCGGGCAGACGGGGAATTGTCTGACGCCGCAAGGCGTGTGTCGGCCAAGGTCAGCGCCGTCATGGATGGCGAAGCTGGCGAGGCATATGCGCGTTTGCCGTTTCGCGCCGTTTCGCAGCATGCCCCCGGGGATACGAAAACCGGCGTCCATCTCGGTTTCCTGCGAAAAGCCATCAGAGAAAAAGCCTTGCTCGATATTCGATACCTCGATCTGAAGGAGGCCAGAAGCCAGCGTCTTGCCCGCCCTTTGGGCCTGACTGTCTTCGACGAGGTGTGGCTTTTGACGATCTGGTGCGAAACGAAGAATGACTTCCGCAATTTGCGTGTCGACCGGATCGAAGGCGTCGAGCGGACGGGAAAACACTTCCGTCCGGAAAAGGGAAAGCGTTTCGAGGACTATCTGCAAACCTTGACATGA
- a CDS encoding NAD(P)H-dependent oxidoreductase, protein MLIDKLNWRYATKKMDPAKSVSEDKVDRIIEAARLAPTSSGLQPFEIIVVTNPEVRAKIQEIAWNQAQITDGSHLLVFAAWDNYTPERINHMFDLTNEERGFKNEGWEKYRQFLLGMYPDRDPEANFEHAARQAYIAFGMAVAQAAFEGVDATPMEGFEPAKLDEILGLREKGLRSVTILPLGYRQEEGDWLVNLKKIRRPLDQFVTKVD, encoded by the coding sequence ATGCTGATTGATAAATTGAACTGGCGCTATGCCACGAAGAAGATGGACCCCGCAAAGTCTGTGTCCGAAGACAAGGTGGACCGCATCATCGAGGCGGCGCGTCTGGCTCCGACCTCAAGCGGCCTCCAGCCCTTCGAAATCATCGTCGTGACCAATCCTGAGGTTCGCGCCAAGATCCAGGAGATTGCCTGGAACCAGGCGCAGATCACCGATGGTTCGCATCTCCTCGTATTCGCCGCCTGGGACAATTACACGCCAGAGCGCATCAACCACATGTTCGACCTCACCAATGAGGAGCGCGGCTTCAAGAACGAAGGCTGGGAAAAGTACCGCCAGTTCCTGCTTGGCATGTACCCGGATCGCGATCCGGAGGCAAACTTCGAGCACGCTGCCCGCCAGGCCTATATCGCCTTCGGCATGGCTGTTGCCCAAGCCGCCTTCGAAGGCGTGGATGCAACGCCGATGGAAGGCTTCGAGCCTGCCAAGCTGGACGAGATTCTTGGCCTTCGCGAAAAGGGCCTGCGCTCGGTGACGATCCTGCCGCTTGGCTATCGTCAGGAAGAGGGCGACTGGCTGGTCAATCTGAAGAAGATCCGCCGTCCGCTGGATCAGTTCGTGACCAAGGTCGACTGA
- a CDS encoding alpha/beta fold hydrolase, with translation MAYVTTKDGVQIFYKDWGPKNAQPVVFHHGWPLSSDDWDAQMLFFLANGYRVVAHDRRGHGRSEQVSEGHDMDHYAADAFAVVEALDLKNAIHIGHSTGGGEVARYVSKHGEPAGRVAKAVLVSAVPPLMLKTEANPEGLPIEVFDGFRSALAANRAQFFRDVPAGPFYGFNRDGATVHEGVIQNWWRQGMMGGAKAHYDGIKAFSETDQTEDLKAIGVPTLVLHGEDDQIVPIADSAHKSIKLLKNGELKTYPGFSHGMLTVNADVLNADLLAFAKK, from the coding sequence ATGGCATACGTTACCACCAAAGACGGCGTGCAGATCTTCTACAAGGACTGGGGTCCAAAGAACGCGCAGCCGGTTGTCTTCCACCACGGCTGGCCGCTGTCTTCCGACGACTGGGACGCGCAGATGCTGTTCTTCCTCGCCAACGGCTACCGCGTCGTTGCCCATGACCGGCGCGGTCACGGCCGCTCGGAGCAGGTGTCGGAAGGTCACGACATGGACCATTACGCCGCCGATGCCTTTGCCGTTGTCGAAGCGCTGGACCTGAAAAACGCCATCCATATCGGTCATTCCACCGGCGGCGGCGAAGTTGCCCGCTATGTGTCCAAGCATGGCGAACCGGCAGGGCGCGTTGCCAAGGCGGTTCTGGTGTCCGCCGTTCCGCCGCTGATGCTGAAGACCGAGGCCAATCCAGAAGGTCTGCCGATCGAGGTCTTCGACGGTTTCCGTTCGGCTCTTGCCGCCAACCGCGCGCAGTTCTTCCGCGATGTTCCGGCTGGCCCCTTCTACGGCTTCAACCGTGACGGCGCGACTGTGCATGAAGGCGTGATCCAGAATTGGTGGCGCCAAGGCATGATGGGCGGCGCAAAGGCCCATTATGATGGCATCAAGGCATTCTCGGAAACCGATCAGACGGAAGACCTGAAGGCGATCGGCGTTCCGACGCTGGTGCTGCACGGCGAAGACGACCAGATCGTTCCGATTGCGGACTCCGCGCACAAGTCGATCAAGCTTCTGAAGAACGGTGAGTTGAAGACCTATCCGGGCTTCTCCCACGGCATGCTGACGGTGAACGCCGATGTGCTGAACGCCGATCTTCTGGCCTTCGCCAAGAAGTAA
- a CDS encoding TetR/AcrR family transcriptional regulator, with amino-acid sequence MGSTTREEIVKVADDLFYRKGFDHTSFAGIAGLVKISRGNFYHHFKTKDDILEAVIEKRLADRGAMLTRWEIEGRTPADRINSFIDILIVNGDKIKLYGCPIGTLTSELAKLNHPAQPDAGRLFTLFRMWLRRQFVALGREDDADMLAMHLLSRSQGAATLFNAFQDQDFVEREVAQMKEWLKHIETERLESSP; translated from the coding sequence GTGGGTTCGACGACACGCGAGGAGATCGTCAAGGTGGCGGATGACCTTTTCTATCGAAAAGGCTTTGACCATACATCTTTCGCCGGCATTGCCGGACTGGTGAAGATTTCTCGCGGCAACTTCTATCATCACTTCAAAACCAAGGACGATATCCTCGAAGCGGTGATTGAAAAACGTCTGGCTGATCGCGGCGCCATGCTGACACGATGGGAGATAGAGGGCAGGACACCGGCGGACCGGATCAACAGTTTCATCGATATTCTGATCGTCAATGGGGATAAGATCAAACTATATGGCTGCCCCATCGGCACTTTGACGAGCGAATTGGCGAAGCTGAATCATCCGGCCCAGCCGGATGCGGGACGACTATTTACACTGTTCCGCATGTGGCTGCGTCGTCAGTTTGTCGCGCTCGGTCGGGAAGACGATGCCGATATGCTGGCCATGCATCTCCTTTCTCGAAGCCAGGGCGCAGCGACCCTTTTCAACGCATTCCAGGATCAGGACTTCGTTGAGCGCGAGGTTGCCCAGATGAAGGAATGGTTGAAGCATATCGAAACCGAACGTCTCGAAAGCTCGCCCTAA
- a CDS encoding YciI family protein, whose protein sequence is MFIVFLRFSDNKAKASQLLEQHNAWIRKGFDSGIFLLAGSLQPNAGGTLLAHNIDEERLEALLQEDPFVAERVVQAEIHEVTPGRVDERLLFLKG, encoded by the coding sequence ATGTTCATTGTCTTTCTCAGATTCTCCGACAACAAGGCGAAGGCTTCTCAGTTGCTGGAGCAGCACAATGCCTGGATTAGAAAAGGTTTCGATAGCGGTATATTCCTGCTTGCAGGCAGCCTTCAGCCGAACGCGGGCGGAACGCTTCTTGCCCACAATATCGATGAGGAACGCCTTGAGGCGCTCCTTCAGGAAGATCCGTTTGTGGCGGAGCGGGTGGTGCAGGCCGAGATCCATGAGGTGACGCCAGGTCGCGTCGATGAACGGCTTCTGTTTCTCAAGGGATAA
- a CDS encoding LacI family DNA-binding transcriptional regulator, which translates to MKPTVHDIASKAGVSLATVDRVINLRPGVHQLTRAKVEAAISELGYVRDIAAANLAKGRSYALVFILPNNDNSFMAGLRNEVRCAASRSYVERTSIRIIEVPPFDAAALTQALDVARLEKPSGVAFVAIDSEDVVEATDRLADSGIAVVTLVSDLTGSKRDHFAGVDNAAAGRTAASLMGRFLPKEEAEIAVLAGSMLVKDHRERLAGFEGVIEAEFPHLSIRPVLEGRDDAERVEALVGDTLRDNPTLAGLYSLGAGNRGLIRALKAHDGLRPCVIAHELNDTTAAALRDGTLDAVLNQDAGHEVRSAIRVLKARADGLAVIEAQERIRIDIFLRDNLP; encoded by the coding sequence ATGAAGCCGACAGTTCACGATATTGCGTCAAAGGCAGGGGTCAGTCTCGCCACCGTCGACCGGGTGATTAATCTGCGTCCGGGCGTGCATCAGCTGACCCGCGCCAAGGTGGAAGCGGCGATTTCCGAGCTTGGCTATGTGCGCGATATCGCAGCCGCCAATCTTGCCAAAGGGCGCAGCTATGCGCTGGTCTTCATTCTTCCCAATAACGACAATTCCTTCATGGCCGGGCTTCGCAACGAGGTGAGGTGTGCGGCCTCGCGCTCCTATGTGGAGCGCACGTCGATCCGCATCATCGAGGTGCCGCCCTTCGATGCGGCGGCACTGACCCAGGCGCTGGATGTGGCGCGGCTGGAAAAGCCGTCGGGCGTTGCCTTTGTCGCGATCGATTCCGAGGATGTGGTGGAGGCGACGGATCGCCTAGCCGATAGCGGCATTGCCGTGGTCACGCTGGTGTCGGATCTGACGGGCTCGAAGCGCGATCATTTTGCAGGCGTCGATAACGCCGCAGCGGGCCGCACGGCGGCAAGCCTGATGGGGCGCTTCCTGCCCAAGGAGGAGGCCGAGATCGCGGTTCTGGCGGGCTCCATGCTGGTGAAGGATCACCGCGAGCGTCTTGCCGGCTTCGAGGGCGTGATCGAGGCGGAGTTTCCACATCTCTCCATCCGTCCGGTTCTGGAAGGGCGCGACGATGCCGAGAGGGTGGAAGCGCTGGTCGGAGACACTCTGCGCGACAATCCCACGCTTGCCGGGCTCTACAGCCTTGGCGCGGGCAATCGCGGTCTGATCCGGGCGCTGAAAGCGCATGACGGTTTGAGACCTTGCGTCATTGCCCACGAACTGAACGACACGACCGCCGCAGCACTTCGCGATGGCACGCTGGATGCGGTGCTGAACCAGGATGCAGGTCATGAGGTGCGCAGCGCCATTCGCGTCCTCAAGGCCCGCGCCGATGGGCTTGCCGTCATCGAGGCGCAGGAGCGTATCCGTATCGACATATTCCTGAGGGACAATCTGCCTTGA